From Enterococcus mediterraneensis, the proteins below share one genomic window:
- a CDS encoding DNA/RNA non-specific endonuclease: MPFAVVFLGIFLTGCSMISSPNRSMTTGDHALTNQQLAEKKYTGTQTIDVNNGVPTFSKEDLSTKNGPWEKYGNLDSLNRPTYAEALLNKKLMPTEKREPLTVDPTGWRNKKIKNGYLYNRSHLIGFQLTGQNNNLKNLITGTRQLNSPEMLRFESDIAYFLKENPDKYVRYSVVPVFRDEELVARGVHMQAQSIGSNDIRFNVFIFNIQDGVTINYADGTSRIGTATQSSDESSNNTDSDKNKKYVDINGKGLIKGSKSGIYHLPGSKYYDSTTNPQAWFKTIAEAEAAGYRPPAEK; encoded by the coding sequence ATGCCTTTTGCAGTTGTTTTTCTAGGGATTTTCTTGACCGGCTGTTCGATGATCTCATCGCCAAATCGATCCATGACCACTGGCGACCATGCGTTGACCAACCAGCAATTAGCTGAAAAAAAATATACAGGCACTCAAACCATCGATGTCAATAATGGCGTACCGACATTCAGCAAAGAGGATCTTTCTACTAAAAATGGTCCTTGGGAAAAATACGGGAATCTGGATTCGCTGAATCGGCCTACCTATGCCGAAGCACTATTGAATAAAAAACTGATGCCTACTGAAAAACGCGAACCGCTGACTGTGGACCCTACCGGATGGCGGAACAAAAAGATAAAAAACGGCTATTTATATAATCGTTCTCATCTGATCGGTTTTCAGTTGACTGGTCAAAACAACAATCTTAAAAACTTGATCACCGGAACGAGACAATTGAACAGTCCGGAAATGCTGCGTTTTGAATCAGATATCGCTTATTTTCTAAAAGAAAATCCGGATAAATATGTCCGCTATTCTGTTGTACCGGTCTTTCGTGACGAAGAATTGGTGGCTAGAGGCGTCCATATGCAAGCTCAATCTATCGGCAGTAACGACATTCGCTTCAATGTATTTATCTTCAATATCCAAGATGGTGTTACGATCAACTACGCGGATGGTACAAGCCGAATCGGTACCGCAACACAATCTTCTGATGAATCATCCAACAATACTGATTCAGATAAAAACAAAAAATATGTCGATATCAATGGCAAAGGATTGATCAAGGGCTCAAAAAGCGGGATCTATCACCTGCCTGGTTCTAAATATTATGATTCGACAACCAATCCCCAAGCTTGGTTTAAAACGATCGCTGAGGCCGAGGCAGCCGGCTATCGTCCACCAGCCGAAAAATGA
- a CDS encoding DUF2975 domain-containing protein, with translation MKLKTLFLKFITLGICAVFILFGVLLYIQISTSEKGFHYDWQTNLLLAVIYLTLVLGLVIAYFLLKLLKNVELNKAFSKESLTVLKKIKNTILIIFIAFFGILPKFLKVADLDDAPGLMLVGIAIVFIPFAIYTLISVVENLLENAIMLKKDYDLTV, from the coding sequence ATGAAATTGAAAACTTTATTTTTAAAATTTATTACTTTAGGGATCTGTGCTGTTTTTATTTTATTCGGTGTCTTGCTTTACATCCAGATTTCTACCAGCGAGAAAGGCTTCCATTATGATTGGCAGACTAATTTATTATTAGCTGTCATTTATCTGACGCTGGTGTTAGGGCTTGTCATTGCCTATTTCCTATTGAAACTTTTAAAAAATGTCGAGTTGAACAAAGCTTTTTCCAAAGAAAGTCTGACGGTCTTAAAGAAAATCAAAAATACCATCTTGATTATCTTTATCGCATTTTTCGGTATTCTGCCTAAATTTTTGAAAGTCGCTGATTTAGACGACGCGCCTGGTTTGATGCTGGTAGGGATCGCCATCGTATTTATCCCGTTTGCAATTTACACATTGATCAGTGTTGTGGAAAATCTGCTTGAAAATGCGATCATGCTGAAAAAAGATTATGACTTGACTGTCTGA
- a CDS encoding helix-turn-helix domain-containing protein: MAIIVNLDVMLAQRKMSVTELSEKVGITMANISILKTGKAKAIRFSTLEKICEVLECQPGDLLSYQKDE, translated from the coding sequence ATGGCAATTATTGTTAATCTAGATGTTATGCTTGCTCAACGAAAAATGAGCGTCACAGAATTAAGCGAAAAAGTCGGGATCACGATGGCGAATATCTCGATTTTAAAAACCGGCAAAGCCAAAGCGATTCGTTTTTCTACACTCGAGAAAATCTGCGAAGTGCTGGAATGTCAGCCGGGAGATCTTTTAAGCTATCAAAAAGACGAGTAG
- a CDS encoding GNAT family N-acetyltransferase: protein MTITFKKLIAEKEIALFWEKKREYERNDIFPNLTETGQERAEIVEWFHSEEYYRIVMDLHHHPKNGDSPLEFIFVYDQDTYIGFLTYKIYHSEDGKAFILDFSIETSHRNQGLGSRVVAELELFLKEQGAAYLALNTSNENNTRF from the coding sequence GTGACAATCACTTTTAAAAAACTTATTGCTGAAAAAGAAATCGCCCTTTTTTGGGAGAAAAAACGCGAGTATGAAAGAAACGATATTTTTCCCAATTTGACAGAAACCGGTCAGGAACGAGCAGAGATCGTCGAATGGTTCCACTCGGAAGAATACTACCGTATAGTAATGGATCTTCATCATCACCCCAAAAACGGTGATTCCCCGCTGGAGTTCATCTTTGTATATGATCAGGACACATATATTGGTTTTCTCACCTATAAAATCTATCATTCAGAAGACGGCAAGGCTTTTATCTTAGATTTTTCAATTGAAACAAGTCACCGCAATCAAGGTCTTGGCAGTCGTGTAGTCGCAGAACTTGAGCTGTTTTTGAAAGAACAAGGCGCAGCATATCTCGCGTTGAATACTTCAAATGAGAATAATACACGTTTCTGA
- a CDS encoding ABC transporter ATP-binding protein, with translation MKEILGKEKKFILITFLLVIIGGITSMITPIMIQYFNDQNVSLSFDIMLYIFLAMLVSYLLQIFMFVYRENFAASFNVNYLFSLIKKVYDLKYDKLIEKESSYLVNRIFTAVDSLYLFLVTSLSIVIKAGFIICLSLLVLFFISWKIFMVLLLLLPLNFFGFKYINKHLALKMEKMQKDSASANKDLIVTLSNSDNVKSQASRSAMEHLLKPQITAMYQSLANTNKYAQITSNTITFINQLVQNMTYIWTSILIVNQEFPVGNLIIISIIIPMYYSALGDLSKANIDYKSLLTANDFIKNELDANREALGDFPLTTIDHVTIDHPSFYLGEKKFSYDLNVVLEKGDIIYLEGDSGSGKSSLLRLLLNFRSSTGIRVNDLPINEINNHDLRNRIAYISQTPTILSTSLEQNIGMGKKLSDADKKSIQRSGILGAILKDKNWQSILYENGGNLSGGEKQRIAISRLMISDADMYILDESISNIDKESAVAIMDFLLKNKKEKIILFTTHDKFFKRYANKRINISSGGTK, from the coding sequence ATGAAGGAAATTTTAGGAAAAGAGAAAAAATTCATTCTCATCACTTTTTTACTGGTCATTATTGGTGGGATTACCTCAATGATCACTCCTATAATGATCCAATATTTTAATGATCAAAACGTCAGTTTATCGTTTGATATCATGCTGTATATTTTTTTAGCTATGTTGGTCTCCTATCTCCTGCAAATCTTTATGTTTGTCTACCGGGAGAATTTTGCGGCCAGTTTCAATGTCAATTATCTCTTTAGTCTTATCAAAAAAGTATATGACTTGAAATATGACAAGCTGATCGAAAAAGAATCCTCCTATCTCGTCAATCGGATCTTCACAGCAGTAGACTCGCTTTATTTATTTCTGGTGACAAGCTTGTCTATCGTCATCAAAGCAGGTTTTATCATTTGCTTGTCTTTATTGGTTTTATTTTTTATCTCCTGGAAAATTTTCATGGTTTTACTGCTTTTGCTGCCGCTTAATTTTTTTGGCTTCAAATATATCAATAAACATTTAGCCCTCAAAATGGAAAAAATGCAGAAAGATTCCGCCAGTGCGAATAAAGATCTGATCGTGACACTATCTAATAGCGACAATGTCAAATCTCAAGCCAGTCGATCAGCGATGGAACACTTGTTAAAGCCTCAAATCACCGCTATGTATCAATCACTTGCCAATACCAATAAATATGCCCAAATCACCAGCAACACCATTACTTTTATAAATCAGCTCGTCCAAAATATGACTTATATCTGGACCAGCATCTTGATCGTTAACCAAGAATTTCCGGTAGGGAATCTCATCATCATAAGCATCATCATACCTATGTATTATTCTGCTTTAGGTGATCTTTCAAAAGCCAACATCGACTATAAAAGTCTTTTGACAGCAAATGATTTCATAAAAAATGAACTGGACGCAAATCGAGAAGCCCTCGGTGATTTTCCCCTCACCACTATCGATCATGTAACAATCGATCATCCTAGTTTTTATTTAGGAGAAAAAAAGTTTTCGTATGATCTAAACGTCGTCTTAGAAAAAGGTGATATAATTTATTTAGAAGGCGATTCCGGCAGTGGAAAATCTTCATTATTACGGTTATTATTGAATTTTCGTTCTTCCACTGGTATCAGGGTCAATGACTTACCCATCAATGAAATCAACAACCATGATTTGCGAAACCGGATCGCATACATTTCTCAAACCCCGACGATCCTTTCCACTTCTTTGGAACAAAATATCGGGATGGGCAAAAAACTTTCAGACGCAGACAAAAAATCGATCCAACGTTCAGGTATATTGGGCGCTATATTGAAAGACAAAAATTGGCAAAGTATTTTATATGAAAATGGCGGGAATCTTTCCGGCGGCGAGAAACAACGAATAGCGATCAGCAGGCTCATGATCTCAGATGCTGATATGTATATCCTTGACGAAAGTATCAGCAATATCGATAAAGAATCAGCAGTTGCCATTATGGATTTTCTACTCAAAAACAAAAAAGAAAAAATCATCTTATTTACGACACACGATAAGTTTTTTAAAAGATATGCAAACAAAAGAATCAACATCAGTTCAGGAGGAACAAAATGA
- a CDS encoding helix-turn-helix domain-containing protein, translated as MKEMLTITEVAEELGVTTRTIRNYLAEGKLTGKKIGGQWKFHKSDIYDFAGMTIEDPVSSFLDSTDLEAMLALNLPITDIESIESLKDKLLHQYNTVYDGKNRKFFYQVLTPTKARVVIQGPPEYVISFGDWIKNTLQDYH; from the coding sequence ATGAAAGAGATGCTGACTATTACAGAGGTAGCTGAAGAATTGGGCGTGACCACCCGAACCATCAGAAACTATCTGGCAGAAGGAAAACTTACTGGAAAAAAAATCGGCGGACAGTGGAAATTCCACAAATCCGACATCTATGATTTCGCAGGTATGACTATTGAAGATCCTGTATCAAGTTTTCTTGATAGTACGGATCTGGAGGCGATGCTTGCGCTAAACCTTCCTATTACGGATATAGAGTCAATCGAATCATTAAAAGATAAACTGCTTCATCAATACAACACAGTTTACGATGGTAAAAATCGTAAGTTCTTTTATCAAGTTCTTACGCCCACTAAAGCTAGAGTAGTGATCCAAGGACCGCCAGAATACGTCATCAGTTTTGGCGATTGGATAAAAAATACGTTGCAAGATTATCATTAA
- a CDS encoding sigma 54-interacting transcriptional regulator, with the protein MRQETREHLLNLLAEENALTTQEIADSISLSRSATSLYLNELLEQNEIQKSGTKPVYWTINKPKYENDEDVFVQYIGSNGSAKKAIETCKAAVLYPPLGLPLLLHGASGVGKSFLAYLIFKYLQENKCKGSQKYFVFNCADYANNPELLSSILFGHTKGAFTGAEKEKSGLLAQADNGVLFLDEVHRLSHENQEKLFQFMDTGKFRPIGEEAEMVYSNVRLLFATTEKPEEVLLETFYRRISVVINLPAFHERPIFERIELVKYLFEREAKRIKKNIVISNEVFFDLTAQKLPGNIGSLSNQVRMDCADALRLAPTSPTLYIGKDKKAAIEITYPPISKSKAGNRQLFAKKLSSLLEMTNFTELKEKLQDFDSRFLENMVVLANDSLSLKIKTSVQEQNRRIIDNEALTADSVEVVCRLLRIVKEKMDGKKLEEKMHLFSKQYPRTLLLSANLTKNLPLEVQPFVTFFLGVMLIGKVSEDIRYQALLVAHGNATASSIQAVANKMCGDYVFDAINMPLTSSARDIVTKVSDWLSERDTSEGVIMLVDMGSLTHLYKSLKPQILGELLVINNLTTSYALDIGQRLINGNLFYEIAKTAEREFVTNVQYFEGFAVEKNVIIASISGRNIAKKIKTICEKYFNPDIKLIVLNYGELANTLERASSEEDYLKETALILTTSYLDNTTPVPSINLIDVLDEDAENQLNRRLRNLIHPNNIPLLMNEFIHFFSKEGLSEKLEFLNPDVIIRQVEDVVDKCEKRFNLQLNAKMKFNLMMHLALMIERTILGAKDYPVPEDVNELKINNKPFYQNAQTIFYTLEQFYRIKISTWELYILYEILLG; encoded by the coding sequence ATGCGACAAGAAACAAGAGAACATTTACTAAATTTATTAGCAGAAGAAAATGCTTTGACAACACAAGAGATCGCTGATTCCATCTCATTGAGCCGCTCAGCCACAAGCCTATACTTAAATGAGCTGTTAGAACAAAATGAAATACAAAAAAGTGGTACAAAACCAGTATACTGGACGATCAATAAACCAAAATATGAAAATGATGAAGATGTCTTTGTTCAGTATATCGGAAGTAACGGCAGCGCAAAAAAAGCCATTGAAACATGTAAAGCAGCAGTTTTATATCCGCCATTAGGATTGCCGCTTCTTCTACATGGAGCAAGTGGTGTAGGCAAAAGTTTTTTAGCATATTTGATTTTTAAATATCTTCAAGAAAACAAATGTAAGGGATCTCAAAAATATTTTGTGTTCAACTGTGCCGATTATGCGAATAATCCTGAACTATTATCTTCTATTCTATTCGGTCATACAAAAGGGGCGTTTACCGGAGCGGAAAAAGAAAAAAGTGGGCTTTTAGCACAGGCGGATAACGGTGTTCTTTTCCTCGATGAAGTCCACCGTTTGTCTCACGAAAATCAGGAAAAGTTGTTCCAATTTATGGATACAGGAAAATTTCGACCTATTGGGGAAGAAGCGGAAATGGTGTATTCGAACGTCCGATTATTATTTGCTACGACTGAAAAACCTGAAGAAGTTTTATTAGAGACCTTTTATCGACGTATTTCTGTAGTCATTAATCTACCAGCTTTTCACGAGCGTCCGATTTTTGAACGGATCGAATTAGTCAAATATCTATTTGAGCGTGAAGCAAAACGTATCAAAAAAAATATAGTCATTTCAAATGAAGTATTTTTTGATTTAACAGCTCAAAAACTTCCGGGAAATATCGGAAGTTTATCAAATCAAGTAAGAATGGATTGTGCAGATGCGTTACGTTTAGCGCCAACTAGTCCAACATTGTATATTGGGAAAGACAAAAAAGCGGCAATCGAAATAACCTATCCTCCAATCTCAAAATCAAAAGCGGGGAACCGCCAGCTTTTCGCGAAAAAATTGAGCTCATTATTGGAAATGACCAACTTTACCGAACTAAAAGAGAAATTACAAGATTTTGACAGTCGATTTTTGGAAAATATGGTTGTTTTAGCTAATGACAGTTTATCTTTAAAGATAAAGACAAGTGTTCAGGAACAAAATCGAAGAATCATCGACAATGAAGCGTTGACAGCGGATTCGGTTGAAGTAGTGTGCAGGTTATTACGAATCGTAAAAGAAAAGATGGATGGGAAAAAACTGGAAGAAAAAATGCATCTTTTTTCAAAACAATATCCAAGAACTTTGCTCTTGTCAGCAAATCTTACTAAAAATTTACCGTTGGAAGTTCAACCTTTTGTTACTTTTTTCTTGGGAGTGATGCTGATCGGCAAAGTATCAGAAGACATTCGTTATCAAGCTTTATTAGTAGCTCATGGAAACGCTACGGCCAGCAGTATTCAAGCAGTGGCAAACAAAATGTGCGGAGACTATGTTTTTGACGCCATCAACATGCCTTTGACTTCTTCTGCCAGAGATATTGTTACGAAAGTTAGTGATTGGCTTTCAGAAAGGGATACATCAGAAGGGGTGATCATGTTAGTAGATATGGGGTCATTGACTCACTTATATAAAAGCTTGAAGCCTCAGATTTTAGGGGAATTATTAGTGATCAATAATTTGACCACATCTTATGCATTGGATATCGGGCAGAGATTGATCAATGGCAATCTCTTTTATGAAATCGCTAAAACGGCGGAACGGGAGTTCGTGACAAATGTGCAATATTTTGAAGGTTTTGCTGTAGAAAAGAACGTTATTATCGCCAGCATATCTGGACGGAATATCGCTAAAAAAATAAAGACAATCTGCGAAAAATATTTCAATCCTGATATCAAGTTGATTGTATTGAATTACGGCGAGTTGGCGAATACCTTGGAACGAGCATCTTCGGAAGAGGACTATTTGAAAGAAACGGCTTTGATCTTAACAACTTCGTATCTAGATAATACTACCCCTGTTCCAAGTATCAATCTGATCGATGTTCTGGATGAGGATGCGGAAAATCAGTTGAATAGACGCTTAAGAAACTTGATTCATCCTAATAATATCCCATTATTGATGAACGAATTCATTCATTTCTTTTCAAAAGAAGGACTATCTGAAAAGCTTGAATTTCTAAACCCTGATGTGATCATCAGACAAGTAGAGGATGTAGTAGATAAGTGTGAAAAAAGATTCAATTTACAGTTGAATGCTAAAATGAAATTTAACTTGATGATGCATCTAGCTTTGATGATCGAGCGAACGATCCTGGGAGCAAAAGACTATCCTGTACCAGAAGATGTCAACGAACTGAAAATCAACAATAAACCTTTTTATCAAAATGCTCAAACGATTTTTTATACATTGGAACAGTTTTATAGAATCAAAATCTCAACATGGGAGCTTTATATTCTTTATGAGATTTTATTAGGATGA
- a CDS encoding HAD family hydrolase, translating into MLEKVAVFFDVDDTLLDNYLAFKWTIRKYSTDSIFDEKFLKRFYRKFHSYSEKINQGGQKENTNSKQKNERWLLVMETLEMKKDIKASDLDDYYHLCQSNLTLSNEMNLLLNVLKKSDIFCGILTNGSTQQQRRKIQLLELDQFIDPKWQFISESLGDAKPNVSCFRKVTERLPKEITKIYYLGDSYQNDIRPALSANWHPIWLNRFDEEEISPILQVKTEREAVITILSQLLHFE; encoded by the coding sequence ATGTTAGAAAAAGTTGCTGTGTTTTTTGACGTAGACGATACATTGTTAGACAATTATTTAGCGTTCAAATGGACGATAAGAAAGTATTCTACGGATTCGATTTTTGACGAAAAATTTTTAAAGCGCTTTTACCGAAAATTCCATTCTTATAGTGAAAAAATCAATCAAGGCGGTCAAAAAGAAAACACAAATTCAAAACAAAAGAACGAACGCTGGCTGCTAGTGATGGAAACATTAGAAATGAAGAAAGATATCAAAGCTTCTGATTTAGATGATTACTATCACTTATGTCAAAGTAATTTGACGTTATCAAATGAAATGAACCTTCTTTTAAATGTATTGAAAAAAAGCGATATTTTTTGCGGTATTTTGACAAATGGATCCACACAACAGCAACGAAGAAAAATACAATTGTTGGAACTTGATCAATTTATTGATCCAAAGTGGCAATTTATTTCTGAATCATTAGGGGATGCCAAGCCAAATGTGAGTTGTTTCCGCAAAGTCACTGAACGTCTGCCTAAAGAAATAACAAAGATATATTATTTAGGTGACAGTTATCAAAATGATATCCGTCCAGCATTATCAGCCAATTGGCACCCAATTTGGTTGAACCGATTTGATGAAGAAGAAATATCGCCTATTCTACAAGTCAAGACAGAGAGAGAAGCAGTCATCACGATATTATCTCAACTCTTGCATTTTGAATAA
- a CDS encoding PTS system mannose/fructose/sorbose family transporter subunit IID, which produces MKFQENLTKEEKKMMRSVFWRSWTMNASRTGATQYHAVGVIYTLLPVINRFYKTKEERAEAIVRHATWFNATMHINNFIMGLVASMEKQNSEDEHFDASSITAVKASLMGPISGIGDSFFWGILRVIAAGIGISLAATGSPLGAIMFLLIYNVPAFLIHYYALYSGYSVGASFIQRMYESGGMKILTKASSMLGLMMMGSMTASNVKFETILKVSVKGSEEVMKIQDYLDQLFVGIVPLAVTLFAFWLLRKKVNVNLVMFGIMLLGIILGLLGIC; this is translated from the coding sequence ATGAAATTTCAAGAAAATTTAACAAAAGAAGAAAAGAAAATGATGCGCTCAGTCTTTTGGCGTTCATGGACAATGAATGCCAGTCGTACAGGAGCTACTCAATATCATGCGGTTGGTGTGATCTATACATTGTTGCCGGTCATCAATCGCTTTTATAAAACAAAAGAAGAACGCGCTGAGGCGATCGTTCGACATGCGACATGGTTCAATGCAACGATGCATATCAATAATTTCATCATGGGCTTAGTCGCTTCGATGGAAAAGCAAAATAGTGAGGATGAACATTTTGACGCCAGTTCGATCACCGCTGTAAAAGCTTCGCTGATGGGACCGATATCTGGGATCGGAGATTCATTTTTCTGGGGAATCTTACGTGTGATCGCAGCTGGGATTGGAATATCTTTAGCGGCGACAGGTTCACCATTAGGCGCTATCATGTTTTTGCTGATCTATAATGTTCCTGCTTTTCTTATTCATTACTATGCGTTATACAGCGGTTATTCTGTTGGTGCCAGCTTTATTCAACGCATGTATGAATCAGGCGGCATGAAGATCTTGACGAAAGCCTCCAGTATGTTGGGCTTGATGATGATGGGGTCCATGACCGCTTCGAATGTTAAATTCGAAACGATTTTAAAGGTGAGTGTAAAAGGCAGCGAAGAAGTAATGAAGATTCAAGATTACCTTGATCAATTATTTGTCGGGATCGTACCATTAGCTGTGACATTATTTGCTTTCTGGTTGCTGCGGAAAAAAGTGAATGTGAATCTAGTCATGTTCGGTATCATGTTATTAGGAATCATCTTAGGGCTGTTAGGAATATGTTAG
- a CDS encoding PTS mannose/fructose/sorbose/N-acetylgalactosamine transporter subunit IIC, whose amino-acid sequence MLIHATMAALAVFICFAGNYLTGQSMMERPLVVGLVTGILMGDVKTGILMGASLEAVFLGNVNIGGVIAAEPVTATTLATTFAIISNVEQKAAMTLAVPIGMLAAFVVMFLKNVFMNIFAPALDKAARENNQKMIVTLHYGTWVIYYVIIASISFIGILAGSGPVNTFVERIPQNLMNGLSAAGGLLPAVGFAMLMKLLWDNKLAVFYILGFVLTAYLQLPAVAVAVIGVVICVISAQRDIEIRDAGNNGGGHHTGPMTKEEEEEDFFA is encoded by the coding sequence ATGTTAATACATGCAACGATGGCAGCCTTAGCAGTCTTTATCTGCTTCGCGGGGAATTATCTAACTGGTCAGAGTATGATGGAACGCCCATTAGTAGTAGGACTTGTCACAGGGATTTTAATGGGTGATGTGAAAACAGGTATCTTGATGGGTGCTTCTTTAGAAGCCGTATTCTTAGGTAATGTGAATATCGGGGGAGTAATAGCCGCAGAACCTGTAACGGCCACTACTTTGGCCACAACTTTTGCAATCATTTCTAATGTAGAACAAAAAGCCGCGATGACCTTAGCTGTGCCGATCGGTATGCTGGCGGCGTTTGTAGTTATGTTTTTGAAAAATGTCTTTATGAATATTTTTGCTCCGGCTTTGGATAAAGCTGCTCGTGAGAATAATCAGAAAATGATTGTTACCTTACATTATGGTACTTGGGTGATTTATTATGTGATCATTGCGTCTATTTCTTTTATTGGTATCTTAGCTGGTAGCGGACCAGTAAATACATTCGTCGAACGTATTCCTCAAAATCTGATGAACGGATTGAGCGCAGCAGGCGGATTGTTGCCGGCTGTCGGATTTGCTATGTTGATGAAGTTGCTGTGGGATAACAAACTGGCTGTTTTTTACATTTTAGGGTTTGTTTTGACCGCTTATTTGCAACTTCCTGCTGTTGCCGTAGCTGTTATCGGGGTCGTTATTTGTGTCATCAGTGCCCAAAGAGATATTGAAATCAGAGACGCAGGCAATAATGGTGGCGGCCATCATACCGGTCCGATGACAAAAGAAGAAGAAGAGGAGGACTTTTTCGCATGA
- a CDS encoding PTS system mannose/fructose/N-acetylgalactosamine-transporter subunit IIB, with translation MITQIRVDDRLIHGQVAVVWTKELNAPLLVVANDEAAKNEVMQMTLKMAVPNGMKLLIRSVDDAIQVFNDPRGADKRIFVIVNSVSDANKIAQNVENVATVNVANAGRFDKSDPSTKTMIFPSVQLNPEELAAAKELAQLDRVDSYNQVLPTNPQLSLKEALE, from the coding sequence ATGATCACACAGATTCGTGTAGATGACCGTTTGATCCATGGTCAAGTAGCTGTAGTCTGGACAAAAGAATTGAATGCACCATTATTAGTAGTAGCCAATGATGAAGCGGCGAAGAATGAAGTGATGCAAATGACGCTGAAGATGGCAGTACCGAATGGCATGAAATTATTGATTCGATCCGTGGACGATGCAATCCAAGTTTTTAATGATCCAAGAGGAGCTGACAAGCGAATCTTTGTCATTGTAAACAGCGTATCAGATGCTAACAAAATCGCTCAAAATGTCGAAAATGTAGCGACGGTGAATGTCGCTAATGCAGGTCGTTTCGATAAGTCTGATCCTTCAACGAAGACCATGATTTTTCCAAGTGTACAATTGAATCCAGAAGAGTTGGCCGCAGCAAAAGAACTGGCACAGTTAGATCGTGTAGATAGTTACAATCAAGTTTTACCGACAAATCCGCAATTAAGTTTAAAAGAGGCTTTGGAATAG
- a CDS encoding PTS sugar transporter subunit IIA: MKKKFLVATHGRLASGFQNSLTILADKGAQLEVIDAYLTNEDYTSTITHFISSVGEDEQGVIFTDLFGGSVNQTVVKEFMKSKKDQLFIISNSNLAIILSLVLAPENQAFTQKGINEAIEESQVRLVSMKLPEEEPFF; this comes from the coding sequence ATGAAAAAAAAATTTTTAGTTGCAACACATGGTCGATTAGCCAGCGGGTTCCAAAACTCACTGACGATTTTAGCGGATAAAGGTGCTCAACTTGAAGTGATCGACGCCTATCTGACAAATGAGGATTATACGTCCACTATTACACACTTTATAAGTTCTGTCGGCGAGGATGAACAAGGAGTCATCTTTACAGATTTATTTGGCGGAAGTGTGAATCAGACGGTAGTAAAGGAATTTATGAAGAGTAAAAAAGATCAATTATTTATTATTTCAAATTCTAATTTGGCGATTATTTTATCGTTAGTCTTAGCGCCGGAAAATCAAGCATTTACACAAAAAGGAATCAACGAAGCAATCGAAGAAAGCCAAGTTCGTTTGGTATCAATGAAATTACCTGAAGAAGAACCCTTTTTTTAA